The Gadus morhua chromosome 10, gadMor3.0, whole genome shotgun sequence genome segment CTGTCTGTCCCACAAcctgctttctctctcctgtctctctcctgtctctctcacaccccgATGACTCTATcttgtctctctcacaccctgctgtctctctcacaccctgctgactctcctcctgtctctcgcctgactctcctcctgtctctctcctgtctctcctgtctctctcacatccCGCTGTCTTtatcctgtctctctcacaccctgctgactctcctgtctctcctcctgtctctctcctgtctctttcCTGTcactcttcctgtctctcttctgtctctcctcctgtctttctcctgtctctctcctgtctctcctcctgtctctccctctgtccccccagtGGGTGGGCAGCATCGACATGGCCCTTAACGAGGAGGCCAGTGACAACGTGCTGGTGAAGAGGTCTGAGTGCTTCATGGAGCAGGCTGACCAGGTGAGAGGGCTGCCCTCGTAGCAACACACTGATCATTATGGGATGTAAAGATAGCAGGGctgatgtggatgtgtgtcagggATGCAGACGGGGGATGAGAGATGCCTGTTGGAGTGTACCCCGCCTTCGTTCAATCAGAGCaccgtctcacccccccccccccccccccccccccccccacacacactcttaggTCACCGCCGACGTGGCCCAGTTGCTAGGGCAACAGAAGGTGGATGCCATTTTGTGCGTGGCGGGCGGCTGGGCAGGGGGAAAGTGCAGCtccaaaggtcagaggtcaagctCTTTGTTTGCAGTAAAGTAAATCATCATCTGATTGTATGATGTCGGTGTAATAAAGTAATTGATATCATATAAtcatcgagtgtgtgtgtgtgtgcgtgtgtgtgtgtgtgtgtgtgtgtgtgtgtgtgtgtgtgtgtgtgtgtgtgtgtgtgtgtgtgtgtgcgtgtgtgtgtgtgtgtgtgtgtgtgtgtgtgtgtgtgtgtgtgtgggtgtgtgcctgcatgcttgtgtgtgtgcctgtgtgtgtgtgtgtgtgtgtgtgtgtgtctgtgtgtgtggttccagaCCTGGTGAAGAACTCGGACCTGATGTGGAAGCAGAGTGTCTGGACCTCCACCATCTCCAGCCAGCTTGCCGCGCTGCACCTGAAGACCGGGGgcctgctggccctgacggGGGCCAAGGCCTGCCTGACCGGGACCCCAGgtaggaccgggggggggggggggggggagcatgaCTCAGCAGAATGACTCAGCAAAAGGAGAGCCAGATGTTAGCTGTTAGCTCTAATATCACAGTATCAATATTGGCAGGAGAGCCACGTTGACTCAACCCCCAGGAGATACCACATGCTGTTTGACGGTCTATTATTATATCAGTGGGAAGGCTAGCTAGTAGATGGCTAACAGTACCCTAAAACAGGGAAGGCTTATGGCAAGCAGGTAGCTAACATGCCCTTACACAGGGAAAGCTAGCTAGCAGGTAGGTAACAGAACCCTCACACAGGGAAAGCTACCTAGCAGGTAGCTAACAGTACCCTCACACAGGGAAAGCTAGCTAGCAGGTAGCTAACTGTACCCTCACACAGGGAAAGCTACCTAGCAGGTAGCTAACAGTACCCTCACACAGGGAAGGCTTGCTAGCAGGTCGCTAACAGTACCCTCACACAGGAAAGGCTAGCTAAGGCCACAGAGGAAGTTGGAGAATAACATGAAGACCAGCTTGGCTGTTTGCTCTTTGACGCCACGTGAGAGGCTGTCAACAACGGGACATTATGTGACCTGACAGGTAGTCAGAGGCTGTCAGCTCCGCGTTGGAGATGTGTCGGTCTGCTAAATGACAGACTCAGCATCGGGGGCTTGGGGGGTCTGGGTATGACACCCCCAGcactgggagggaggaggttgtGGATTACAGAGGAGGGCTCAGACAGCATCACATGCGGGCCACCTGATTCCACACATTCTAGACGACTTAAGGTCTCAGGTCAGACTGGAGGCAGCATGGGAATACCCTACGTCCTGCGACCCCCACCTCGTCCTCAGGCACAAACCCGAGGTCTGTCATCAGGGGGCTTTTTAGGTTTGTTTTCAAATTCCTCCtttagagaggaggggagaggaggggagagaggagaggaggaggtgagtggACCCCTCTGGTACCAAGAGGATTGAGCTTTAGGAGGCTGAACGGGATCCATGTAGGAAGACTACGGTACACTGGAGAACTCTGTGGTCCATGTTGTCAATGTGTTCCTGTCTTCAATGCAGGGCCCAGTGGTCTCATGAGAGGCTATAGGCCGGTCTGTGGAGGCAGGCGGCTGTCTGAAGTCAACTGAGCTCATTTTTTATCCTGTAACTGTTCCCTGGAGGTCAGTCTTATTACTGTAGTGCTGTTCCCTAGACAACCACAGTGTTATTACTGAGGTGCTTTTCCCTAGACAACCACAGTGTTATTACTGTAGTACTGTTCCCTAGACAACCACAGTGTTATTACTGTAGTGCTGTTCCCTAGACAACCACAGTGTTATTACTGTAGTGCTGTTCCCTAGACAACCACAGTGTTATTACTGTAGTGCTGTTCCCTAGAGGCCAAAGTGTTATTACTGTGATGCTGTTCCCTAGAGACCACAGTGTTATAACTGGGGTGCGGTTCCCTAGACAACCACAGTGTTATTACTGTAGTGCTGTTCCCTAGACAACCACAGTGTTATTACTGTAGTGCTGTTCCCTAGACAACCACAGTGTTATTACTGTAGTGCTGTTCCCTAGAGGCCAAAGTGTTATTACTGTGATGCTGTTCCCTAGAGACCACAGTGTTAAAACTGGGGTGCGGTTCCCTAGACAACCACAGTGTTATTACTGTAGTGCTGTTCCCTAGAGACCACATGGTAATTACTGTAGTGCTGTTCCCTAGACAACCACAGTGTTATTACTATAGTGCTGTTCCCTAGAGGCCACATTGTTATAACTGTAGTGATGTTCCCTAGACCACCACAGTGTTATTACTGTAGTGCTGTTCCCTAGACAACCACAGTGTTATTACTATAGTGCTGTTCCCTAGAGGCCACAGTGTTATTACTATAGTGCTGTTCCCTAGACAACCACAGTGTTATTACTATAGTGCTGTTCCCTAGACAACcacaatgttattattatagTGCTATTCCCTAGAGACCACAGTGTTATTACTATAGGGCAGATCCCTAGACAACCACAGTGTTATTACTATAGTGCAGTTCCCTAGACAACCACAGTGTTATTACTATAGTGCTGTTCCCTAGACAACCACAGTGttactgtactactgcagtGCTGTTCCCTAGAGGTCCCAGTGCTGTTCCAGCAGGTTTTGCACGATGGCTAAAGTCTATGTCTGAATGGTTGTTACCTTTCATTATTTCATCATGTTTGACTCGatttaaacaaaaacaaggtAACAATAGATTTGTGCAAAACaacactcccctcctcccattGGTCCGTTCCCCGGTGGGTGTGCTGGGTGCGCTGCGTGCGGCGGTGTGTGATTGGACGAGGGCCGAGCGGGCGATGTCTGTGAGGATAAGCTGATCCAGATGGTTATGCTGCTGCAGCATTCCTCAACACAACAGTGTGCTTCCAAACCAGTTCAGTCAGCAGGGAGAGGAGCCCCAGTTTAACACTGGTCCACCAGTTAACAGGCCGCTGGTTCACCAGTTAACAGGCCGCTGGTTCACCAGTTAACAGGCCGCTGGTCTACCAGTTAACAGTCCACTGGTCCACCAGTTAACAGGCCACTGGTCCACCAGTTAACAGGCCACTGGTCCACCAGTTAACAGGCCACTGGTCCACCAGTTAACAGGCCACTGGTTCACAGCTCTATAATAAAAGGATCACATTTAGCTGATGCTACCTTCTTTAGTGGTCGTTCTCTGATCTCGGTCTAGTTCTGGTTCTATGATAGTCTCTGGTCCCAGGTCAGTGGTCTTCAGTGGTTCTGGTCCCAGGTCGGTGGTCTTCAGTGGGTCTGGTCCCAAGTCAGTGGTCTTCAGTGGGTCTGGTCCCAGGTCAGTGGTCTTCAGTGGGTCTGGTCCCAGGTCAGTGGTCTTTAGTGGGTCTGGTTCCAGGTCAGTGGTCTTCAGTGGGTCTGGTCCCAGGTCAGTGGTCTTCAGTGGGTCTGGTCCCAGGTCAGTGGTCTTCAGTGGGTCTGGTCCCAGGTCAGTGGTCTTCAGTGGGTCTTGTCCCAGGTCAGTGGTCTTCAGTGGGTCTGGTCCCAGGTCAGTGGTCTTCAGTGGGTCTGGTCCCAGGTCAGTGGTCTTCAGTGGGTCTGGTCCCAGGTCAGTGGTCTTCAGTGGTTCTGGTCCCAGGTCAGTGGTCTTCAGTGGGTCTGTTCCCAGGTCAGTGGTCTTCAGTGGGTCTGGTCCCAGGTCAGTGGTCTCGTGGGTATCAGCAGGTCTCTGAGGTGAGGTCTAAGACATTGTTAGAGTGTCTTTACGTCTCCAGACGGATCCTGAGTCAGTCTGAGAACAACTATTGATTACCAATACAATCAGCCTCTCATCACCACGGTTATATTATGGTCTGCATCTCTAGGTGTGGCATATTATGGTCTTTATCTCTAGGTGTGTTGTATTATGGTCTGTATCTCTAGGTGTATATTATGGTCTTTAGCTCTTGGTGTGTTGTATTATGGTCTGTAATTCTAGGTGTATATTATGGTCTGTATCTCTAGATGTGTTGTATTATGGTCTGTATCTTTAGAAGTGATATTATGGTCAGTTGTTATATTATGGTGTGTATCTCTAGACATtattttatgtttggttgttctATTATGGTCTGTTTCTCTAGACGTTCATATTATGGGCCGTTGTAGGGATGTGACATTAATCACATTTTAATCTTGATTTTGATATTTTGGTCGAACGATCTCCAAACTAttctacttttttttaaaatatatatatatatatatatatatatatatatatatatatatatatatttgttttattcagAACAGCTCAATACATATTTGTACTTTATATTCGATTtgaatctttttttaaatatttttaaggggaaagttctcagttacaaaagGATTTTTGGAGAggaatgctgaataaatgcatcatgttttcaaacacattttttcCATTAGCGAGCAGCCTTATTCCGTTGTTATATTATGGTCTGTTCCAGGTATGGTCGGTTATGGGATGGCGAAGGCTGCCGTCCATCAGTTGTGTCGGAGCCTTGGGGAGAAGAACAGCGGCCTGCCAGCGGACGCCATCGCCGTGGCAATCCTACCGTAAGTACTGTAACATAGGCCCACTGACCATCCTACCGTAAGTACTGTAATACAGGCCTACTGACCATCCTACCGTCAGTACTGTAGTATAGGCCCACTGACCATCCTACCGTAAGTACTGTAGTATAGGCCCACTGACCATCCTACCGTAAGTACtgtaatataggcctactgaccATCCTACCGTCAGTACTGTAGCATAGGCCTACTGACCATCCAACCGTAAGTACTGTAGTATAGGCCTCCATCCATTTGTCTGGAGGTgttaagataagatatactttattcatctcagcagagaaatgtaggtgttccagcagccagcatacatacaaacaacacaacacatgtatacatactaGGGCTGtgacgatacgcgtatcaaaccgaaaatcgcgatactcaaagccacgatcctgtctcgcggtgtgagaaggcagaagcg includes the following:
- the qdpra gene encoding quinoid dihydropteridine reductase a encodes the protein MASHRVLVYGGKGALGSQLVQHFKSKGWWVGSIDMALNEEASDNVLVKRSECFMEQADQVTADVAQLLGQQKVDAILCVAGGWAGGKCSSKDLVKNSDLMWKQSVWTSTISSQLAALHLKTGGLLALTGAKACLTGTPGMVGYGMAKAAVHQLCRSLGEKNSGLPADAIAVAILPVTLDTPMNRKFMPDADFGTWTPLEYVSEMFFGWASGVDRPVTGSLVQLITTGGATEAVPAQ